One Campylobacter concisus DNA window includes the following coding sequences:
- a CDS encoding phosphoglycerate kinase — protein sequence MSDILSINDLELNGAKVFIRCDFNVPMDEFLNITDDRRIRSAIPTIRYCLDNGCSVVLASHLGRPKNGYEEKFSLQGVAKRLSRLLDREVIFAEDVIGNDAKTKAAALKPGEILMIENLRFEKGETKNDEALAKELSGFGEFYINDAFGVCHRAHASVEAITKFYDEKHKAAGFLLQKEINFAQNLIKHPSRPFVAVVGGSKVSGKLQALHNLLPRVDKLIIGGGMAFTFLKSLGENIGNSLLEEELIEDARQILQKGKELGVKIYLPVDVVAAQTFSAESAVKYVPAQEIPNGWMGLDIGPASIRLFKEVIADAQTIWWNGPMGVFEMDKFSKGSIKMSHAIIDTHATTVVGGGDTADVVERAGDADEMTFISTGGGASLELIEGKELPGIKPLRKEE from the coding sequence ATGAGTGATATTTTATCGATCAACGACCTTGAGCTTAATGGTGCAAAAGTCTTTATAAGGTGCGATTTTAACGTGCCTATGGACGAGTTTTTAAACATCACTGATGACCGCAGGATCCGCTCAGCGATACCAACTATCCGCTACTGCCTAGATAATGGCTGCAGCGTGGTTTTGGCCAGTCACTTGGGGCGTCCAAAAAACGGCTATGAAGAGAAATTTTCACTTCAAGGCGTAGCAAAAAGGCTATCAAGACTGCTTGATAGAGAGGTGATATTTGCTGAAGATGTGATCGGAAATGACGCTAAAACAAAGGCTGCGGCTCTAAAGCCAGGCGAAATTTTAATGATAGAAAATTTACGCTTTGAAAAGGGCGAGACCAAAAATGACGAGGCTTTGGCAAAAGAGCTTTCAGGATTTGGCGAATTTTACATAAACGACGCATTTGGCGTTTGCCACAGGGCTCACGCATCTGTCGAAGCGATCACTAAATTTTACGATGAAAAGCACAAGGCAGCGGGATTTTTACTACAAAAAGAGATAAATTTCGCTCAAAATTTGATAAAACATCCATCTCGTCCATTTGTCGCAGTCGTGGGCGGCTCAAAGGTAAGTGGCAAGCTTCAAGCCTTGCATAACCTTTTACCACGCGTAGATAAGCTGATAATCGGTGGCGGCATGGCATTTACATTTTTAAAATCACTTGGCGAAAACATCGGAAATTCGCTCCTTGAAGAAGAGCTCATCGAAGATGCAAGGCAAATTTTACAAAAAGGCAAAGAGCTAGGAGTGAAAATTTACCTACCAGTAGATGTCGTCGCTGCTCAGACATTTTCAGCTGAAAGTGCCGTAAAATATGTCCCTGCCCAAGAGATCCCAAATGGCTGGATGGGGCTTGACATCGGACCAGCGTCGATTAGGCTATTTAAAGAGGTCATCGCCGATGCGCAAACCATCTGGTGGAACGGACCTATGGGCGTTTTTGAGATGGATAAATTTAGCAAGGGTAGTATCAAAATGAGCCACGCTATCATCGACACTCACGCGACAACCGTCGTTGGAGGTGGCGATACGGCTGACGTGGTCGAGCGCGCAGGCGATGCTGATGAGATGACATTTATCTCAACTGGCGGCGGTGCGAGCTTGGAGCTCATTGAAGGCAAAGAGCTGCCTGGCATAAAGCCGCTTAGAAAAGAGGAGTAG
- the gap gene encoding type I glyceraldehyde-3-phosphate dehydrogenase, whose translation MSVKVAINGFGRIGRCAARIILERDDVELVAINDTATRDMTRYLLKYDSVHGEFKQDVKVISDDFIEVNGKKIRVFSTRDLNELSYADYGVDVVLECTGKFLTTEKCEPYLARGVKKVVMSAPAKDDTATFVVGVNDDKYAGEAIVSNASCTTNGLAPVAKVLNDKFGIVKGLMTTIHAYTNGQSLVDVKAKDFRRSRAAALNIGPTTTGAAKAIAKVLPELSGKLHGQAVRVPVANVSMVDLTAVLKRPASKDEINEAFRAAAESNLKGILFVDDDYRVSSDFCTSTFSSIVASDTTQVIADDMVKVFAWYDNEWGYSTRLVDLAKIVATK comes from the coding sequence ATGTCAGTTAAAGTAGCAATAAACGGCTTTGGGCGTATCGGTAGGTGTGCTGCTCGTATTATTTTAGAGCGTGATGATGTTGAGCTTGTCGCTATTAACGACACCGCAACAAGGGATATGACGAGGTATTTGCTCAAATACGACAGCGTTCATGGCGAATTTAAGCAAGACGTTAAGGTGATAAGCGACGATTTTATAGAAGTAAATGGCAAAAAGATAAGAGTTTTTTCTACAAGAGATCTAAACGAGCTTAGCTACGCAGACTACGGCGTAGACGTGGTTTTAGAGTGCACTGGCAAGTTTTTAACCACCGAAAAATGTGAGCCATATCTTGCTCGTGGTGTAAAAAAAGTCGTCATGAGTGCTCCGGCAAAAGACGACACTGCCACATTTGTAGTTGGCGTAAATGACGATAAATACGCAGGCGAAGCGATCGTCTCAAACGCAAGTTGCACCACAAACGGCCTAGCTCCAGTAGCAAAGGTGCTAAACGATAAATTTGGCATCGTAAAAGGGCTAATGACTACGATCCACGCATATACAAATGGTCAGAGCCTAGTTGATGTAAAAGCTAAAGACTTCCGTCGCTCGCGCGCAGCAGCGCTAAATATCGGACCTACGACCACCGGAGCTGCAAAAGCGATCGCAAAAGTGCTTCCAGAGCTAAGCGGCAAGCTGCACGGTCAAGCAGTGCGCGTGCCAGTGGCAAATGTCTCAATGGTCGATCTAACGGCGGTTTTAAAAAGACCAGCTAGTAAAGATGAGATAAACGAGGCATTTAGAGCGGCTGCGGAGTCAAATTTAAAGGGAATTTTATTTGTTGATGACGACTACAGAGTTAGCAGTGACTTTTGTACAAGCACCTTTAGCAGCATCGTAGCGAGCGACACTACACAGGTTATCGCTGATGATATGGTGAAGGTCTTTGCGTGGTACGACAACGAGTGGGGCTACTCAACAAGGCTTGTTGATCTTGCTAAGATCGTGGCTACAAAGTAA
- a CDS encoding sugar transferase, with amino-acid sequence MIILGEKYTFTKLELEKLRKKFGQVNFLSPETSDAKTLRSALENLIKSGNQRLIVLNTQNPVDSKLVRFLTLLQFKTKYKKIKFLNVESFLEIYLQKCYIPENGENLNFLNDIKPYNALEYALKRVIDYVSCSLLLVMLFVLKFYVKKKIDEQSPGSLYFLQNRVGLDTKIFKCYKFRTMHENSEHNPYTQKNDTRVFKFGEFMRKTRMDEIPQCINVFRGDMHLIGPRTEWDILVHDYEKKIPYYNERHIVRPGITGWAQVNYPYGANTHDAKQKLMYDLYYIKHWSLWLEIKIIAKTIAIIFEKRGI; translated from the coding sequence ATGATCATCCTTGGCGAAAAATATACTTTCACCAAACTCGAGCTAGAGAAGCTTAGGAAGAAATTTGGCCAGGTAAATTTTTTATCCCCAGAAACTAGCGACGCAAAAACTCTTCGAAGCGCGCTAGAAAATCTCATAAAATCAGGCAATCAGAGGCTAATAGTGCTAAATACCCAAAATCCCGTTGATAGCAAACTGGTGAGATTTCTCACGCTTTTGCAGTTTAAGACGAAGTATAAAAAGATCAAATTTCTAAACGTGGAGAGCTTTTTAGAAATTTACTTGCAAAAGTGCTACATCCCAGAAAATGGCGAAAATTTAAACTTTTTAAACGATATCAAGCCTTACAATGCCCTTGAATACGCCTTAAAACGCGTGATCGACTATGTAAGCTGCTCACTGCTTCTTGTGATGCTTTTTGTGCTTAAATTTTACGTAAAGAAAAAGATAGACGAGCAGTCCCCTGGTAGCCTTTACTTCTTGCAAAACAGGGTTGGGCTAGATACTAAAATATTTAAGTGCTATAAATTTAGAACGATGCATGAAAACTCAGAACACAACCCATACACGCAAAAAAACGACACAAGAGTATTTAAATTTGGCGAATTTATGCGCAAGACTAGAATGGATGAAATACCTCAATGCATCAATGTATTTCGCGGCGATATGCACCTAATTGGACCACGTACAGAATGGGATATATTAGTTCATGACTACGAAAAAAAGATCCCTTACTACAATGAACGCCACATCGTCCGCCCAGGCATCACTGGCTGGGCGCAGGTAAATTACCCTTACGGCGCAAACACACACGACGCCAAACAAAAGCTAATGTATGATCTTTACTACATAAAGCACTGGTCACTTTGGCTGGAGATAAAGATCATAGCAAAAACTATTGCGATTATATTTGAAAAAAGGGGCATTTAG
- a CDS encoding DUF2625 family protein gives MRALDELIDTNEPGWALIEEWLKEAKNDYEILPRDESRAQKELLGLQVTTRSPMGALVYGCGGIVIDGGWLRLLGSGCEQMKRGIYSFNLGKSFIEVGQMPSYLLVADDVLGGFFAVNGGAFGGKAGNVFYYAPDSAKWEDTQLGYSQFLYWALSGDISKFYELYRWDGWREDVRGFSLDKVMFALPPLLWQDADVKLRLKDMKKDGVNIDEYFASLFKGKK, from the coding sequence ATGAGAGCTTTAGACGAGCTTATAGATACAAATGAGCCAGGCTGGGCGCTGATCGAAGAGTGGCTAAAAGAGGCCAAAAATGATTATGAAATTTTGCCTCGCGACGAGAGCAGGGCGCAAAAGGAGCTTTTAGGGCTTCAAGTCACCACTCGATCGCCGATGGGAGCGCTTGTTTATGGGTGCGGCGGAATAGTGATAGATGGCGGTTGGCTGCGCCTGCTTGGCTCAGGATGCGAGCAGATGAAGCGCGGAATTTACAGTTTCAATCTTGGCAAAAGCTTTATCGAAGTAGGGCAGATGCCTAGCTATTTGCTCGTGGCGGATGATGTTTTGGGCGGGTTTTTCGCGGTAAATGGTGGCGCCTTTGGTGGCAAAGCTGGCAACGTCTTTTACTACGCACCAGATAGCGCCAAATGGGAAGATACGCAGCTTGGCTACTCGCAGTTTTTATACTGGGCGCTAAGTGGGGATATATCTAAATTTTACGAGCTTTACCGCTGGGATGGTTGGCGCGAAGATGTGAGAGGTTTTAGCCTTGATAAGGTGATGTTTGCGCTACCACCACTTCTTTGGCAAGACGCCGACGTAAAACTAAGGCTTAAAGATATGAAAAAAGATGGCGTTAATATCGATGAGTATTTTGCTTCTTTGTTTAAGGGGAAGAAATAG
- the nadD gene encoding nicotinate (nicotinamide) nucleotide adenylyltransferase: MKLALFGGSFDPVHLGHDSIVKMALSGLDIDKLIIMPTFISPFKSEFSAPPELRLKWIREIWGGLEKVEISDYEINLARPVPTIETVKYLYKKFKIEKFYLIIGADHLATLDKWHGYEELKNLVQFVIAKRNHIEIPQNLQKMDVHVDVSSSQIRHQKGLDELPSEIKDEIINFYQGLKMQERSMQERTESIVKVLDAKKAEEIQVFDMSGDDYFVKAVVIATTLGERHAYSLAEDLKEELKPLGEKFIGTESSPDWIVMDLGDILIHLLSPAYRAKYNIEEFLQKLKTSKES, encoded by the coding sequence ATGAAGTTAGCACTTTTTGGCGGGAGCTTTGATCCGGTTCATTTAGGACACGATAGCATTGTGAAAATGGCACTAAGCGGCCTTGATATCGACAAGCTCATCATCATGCCAACTTTTATAAGTCCCTTCAAGAGCGAATTTTCAGCTCCGCCAGAGCTTCGCCTAAAGTGGATAAGAGAAATTTGGGGCGGACTAGAGAAGGTCGAGATCTCAGACTATGAGATAAATTTAGCTCGCCCAGTGCCTACCATAGAGACGGTTAAGTATTTGTATAAGAAATTCAAGATAGAGAAATTTTATCTCATAATAGGCGCGGACCACCTAGCTACGCTTGATAAGTGGCATGGCTACGAGGAGCTAAAAAATTTAGTGCAGTTTGTGATCGCTAAGCGCAATCACATAGAAATTCCGCAAAATTTACAAAAAATGGACGTGCACGTGGATGTTAGCTCGTCGCAGATCAGGCATCAAAAGGGGCTTGATGAGCTGCCTAGCGAGATAAAAGATGAGATTATAAATTTTTACCAAGGATTAAAGATGCAAGAGAGATCGATGCAAGAGCGCACCGAAAGTATAGTTAAGGTTTTAGACGCAAAAAAGGCTGAAGAGATACAAGTGTTTGATATGAGTGGGGATGATTATTTCGTAAAGGCCGTAGTTATCGCTACTACGCTTGGCGAGAGGCACGCTTACTCGCTGGCTGAGGATCTAAAAGAGGAGCTTAAGCCTCTTGGGGAGAAATTTATAGGTACGGAGAGCTCGCCTGATTGGATAGTGATGGACCTTGGCGACATTTTGATACATCTTTTAAGCCCAGCTTACAGGGCAAAATACAACATCGAAGAGTTTTTGCAAAAGCTAAAAACTAGCAAAGAGTCTTAA
- the gmk gene encoding guanylate kinase: MQGQILVVSGPSGSGKSTLLGRLLKEEKDLYFSISSTTRAKREGEVDGVDYYFIKEDEFKSGIEKGEFLEWAQVHKNYYGTSLKPVLAALEAGKIVIFDIDVQGFHIALEKFKSYITSVFITTANKKELKRRLKNRGTDSDETIENRLMNAVGEMEHILEYDYFLVNDDIEKSYKGLKSILRAMRLKSAKINLRNVIDEWIDC; the protein is encoded by the coding sequence TTGCAAGGACAAATTTTAGTAGTTTCAGGACCTAGTGGAAGCGGTAAAAGCACGCTTTTGGGCCGTCTTTTAAAGGAGGAGAAAGACCTATATTTTTCTATCTCAAGCACAACAAGAGCCAAAAGAGAAGGCGAAGTTGATGGGGTGGATTATTATTTTATAAAAGAAGATGAATTTAAAAGCGGCATAGAAAAAGGCGAGTTTTTAGAGTGGGCGCAGGTGCATAAAAACTACTATGGCACGAGCCTAAAGCCAGTTTTAGCAGCGCTTGAAGCTGGAAAGATAGTGATATTTGACATCGATGTGCAGGGCTTTCACATCGCACTTGAGAAATTTAAAAGCTACATCACTTCAGTTTTTATCACAACTGCGAATAAAAAAGAGCTAAAAAGGCGCTTGAAAAACCGCGGAACAGATAGTGACGAAACGATAGAAAATCGCTTAATGAACGCAGTTGGAGAGATGGAGCATATTTTAGAGTATGATTATTTTTTAGTAAATGATGATATAGAAAAGAGCTATAAAGGGCTAAAATCAATCCTTCGAGCGATGAGGTTAAAAAGTGCTAAGATAAATTTAAGAAACGTCATCGACGAGTGGATAGATTGTTAG
- the fabI gene encoding enoyl-ACP reductase FabI, which translates to MILKGKKGLIVGVANAKSIAYGIAKACHDQGAQMAFTYLNDALKKRVEPIAEEFGSKFVYELDVNNQAHLDGLANQIKKDLGEIDFVVHAVAYAPKEALEGEFVNTTKEAFDIAMGTSVYSLLSLTRAVLPVLKEGGSVLTLTYLGGPKFVPHYNVMGVAKAALESSVRYLAHDLGAKNIRVNAISAGPIKTLAASGIGDFRMILRYNEVNSPLKRNVTTEDVGNSAMYLLSDLASGVTGEVHYVDCGYNIMGMGDVATDAEGNTILAWDAK; encoded by the coding sequence ATGATACTAAAAGGTAAAAAAGGTCTGATCGTAGGCGTTGCCAACGCCAAGTCAATAGCTTATGGCATCGCAAAAGCTTGTCACGATCAAGGTGCGCAGATGGCGTTTACTTACCTAAATGACGCTCTTAAAAAGCGCGTAGAGCCGATCGCTGAGGAGTTTGGTAGCAAATTTGTCTACGAGCTTGACGTAAATAACCAAGCTCACCTAGACGGGCTTGCAAATCAAATCAAAAAAGACCTTGGCGAGATCGATTTTGTCGTGCATGCTGTGGCTTACGCACCAAAAGAGGCGCTTGAGGGCGAGTTTGTAAATACGACAAAAGAGGCATTTGACATAGCGATGGGCACTAGTGTTTATTCGCTACTAAGCCTTACTCGTGCGGTCCTACCGGTGCTAAAAGAGGGCGGCTCGGTGCTAACTCTTACATACCTTGGCGGACCAAAATTTGTGCCACACTACAACGTCATGGGCGTTGCAAAAGCAGCGCTTGAAAGCTCAGTTCGCTACCTAGCACACGACCTTGGCGCTAAAAATATCCGCGTAAATGCGATCAGCGCAGGCCCAATTAAAACGCTTGCCGCAAGCGGAATAGGCGACTTTAGGATGATTTTACGCTACAACGAAGTAAATAGCCCGCTAAAACGTAACGTCACCACAGAAGACGTCGGCAACAGCGCTATGTACCTGCTTAGCGACCTAGCTAGCGGCGTAACAGGCGAGGTTCATTACGTAGATTGCGGCTACAACATCATGGGCATGGGCGACGTGGCTACCGACGCCGAGGGCAACACGATTCTAGCTTGGGACGCAAAATAA
- the tatA gene encoding twin-arginine translocase TatA/TatE family subunit, which yields MGSFSIGHWLIVLAIIVLLFGAKKIPELAKGLGKGIKTFKAEMEDTTPEKSEKVEHKEESAASQKIEETTKNA from the coding sequence ATGGGTTCTTTTAGTATTGGCCACTGGTTGATCGTTTTGGCGATCATTGTATTACTTTTTGGAGCAAAGAAGATCCCAGAGCTTGCAAAAGGACTAGGTAAGGGCATAAAGACTTTTAAAGCCGAGATGGAAGACACAACACCTGAAAAGAGCGAGAAAGTCGAGCATAAAGAAGAGAGTGCAGCTAGTCAAAAGATAGAAGAAACAACTAAAAACGCGTAG
- a CDS encoding YeiH family protein, with translation MSHKFLTVLVLALICAISFALSNTVLAKFHTSPLIISIILGAIFANLFTKQTQILKSSGVVAIAGKQILRLGIILFGFNISLSEIASVGTLGVIYAAFMVFATFCFALFVAKALGLSKDSAVLIGSGASICGAAAVMATQNEIKADANKLAIAICTVVLFGTIGMFIYPFIAKFLALTPHQTGFFIGGSLHEVAHVVAASAAFDSTASSTAVIIKMLRVIMLVPFLFLLNFLNLSQNSDGSKLKSIPWFALFFLVAICVRSLPFFPENLVQVLKLAASICLCVAMCALGFGIDRSIFKATGKKPFLLAFFIFLWLICSSLVFVKTLC, from the coding sequence ATGTCTCATAAATTTCTTACTGTGCTTGTTCTAGCGCTGATTTGCGCTATTTCTTTTGCGCTCTCAAACACGGTTTTGGCTAAATTTCACACCAGCCCACTCATCATCTCTATCATTCTAGGCGCCATTTTTGCAAATCTTTTCACCAAACAGACTCAAATTTTAAAAAGTAGTGGCGTCGTGGCGATCGCTGGGAAGCAAATTTTAAGGCTAGGCATCATACTTTTTGGCTTTAACATAAGCCTTAGCGAGATCGCAAGTGTCGGCACCCTAGGCGTGATATATGCAGCTTTTATGGTCTTTGCAACCTTTTGCTTTGCGCTTTTTGTAGCCAAAGCCTTGGGACTTAGCAAGGATAGTGCCGTGCTCATTGGCTCAGGGGCAAGTATATGTGGCGCAGCTGCTGTCATGGCTACTCAAAATGAGATAAAAGCAGACGCAAACAAGCTTGCTATCGCCATTTGCACAGTGGTGCTCTTTGGGACGATTGGCATGTTTATCTATCCATTTATCGCTAAATTTCTAGCTCTCACGCCACACCAAACTGGCTTTTTTATCGGTGGCTCACTTCACGAGGTAGCCCACGTAGTGGCAGCCTCAGCGGCATTTGATAGCACAGCAAGCAGCACTGCTGTCATCATAAAAATGCTTCGTGTCATCATGCTAGTACCATTTTTGTTTTTGCTAAATTTCTTAAATTTAAGCCAAAATAGTGACGGCTCAAAGCTAAAGAGCATACCTTGGTTTGCGCTATTTTTCCTAGTGGCGATATGCGTTAGATCTTTGCCATTTTTCCCTGAAAATTTGGTGCAAGTTTTAAAGCTAGCCGCTAGCATTTGCCTTTGCGTTGCGATGTGTGCTTTAGGATTTGGGATAGATAGAAGCATTTTTAAAGCGACGGGCAAAAAGCCATTTTTGCTAGCATTTTTTATATTTTTATGGCTTATTTGCTCATCGCTTGTTTTTGTTAAGACTCTTTGCTAG
- the argS gene encoding arginine--tRNA ligase: protein MKDKVKAEISKVLEREFVLEKPKDKNLAHYATPLFSLAKELRKSPAMIASEFADKFSDSKIVEASAVNGYLNFKLKSEFLEEISKQILLDSENFAKEDAKKDSYLIEYISANPTGPLHIGHVRGAVYGDTLARLGKRLGYAISTEYYINDAGNQIDLLGTSISLAAKEQLFNESVVYPEKYYRGDYILDIAKLANEKFGKEIFYDESRNLELAEFGKDIVLEIIKKDLADVGIFIESWASEKALYDRLEPTIEKLKRSNQMYEKEGATYIASTALGDDNDRVVVRNDGRPTYLAGDIIYHNAKFEKNFDHYINIWGADHHGYIARLKAAINFLGYDENRLEVILMQMVSLLKEGRPYKMSKRAGNAVLMSDIASEIGAEALRFIFISKANTSSLEFDVDELKKEDSSNPIFYINYAHARINQIFAKAGKSVSDVINAGFECLDENAKNLLFEALILPEILEDAFVSRQLQKIPDYLKSLAASFHKFYNENRVVGNENEDSLLKVFAVVAVSIKTAFNIMGITAKDRM, encoded by the coding sequence TTGAAAGATAAAGTAAAAGCTGAAATTTCAAAGGTTTTAGAGCGAGAATTTGTGCTTGAAAAGCCAAAGGATAAAAATTTAGCTCACTATGCGACGCCGCTTTTTAGCCTCGCAAAAGAGCTAAGAAAGTCTCCAGCTATGATAGCTAGCGAGTTTGCTGATAAATTTAGTGACAGTAAGATAGTTGAAGCTAGCGCGGTAAATGGCTACTTAAATTTTAAGCTTAAGAGCGAATTTTTAGAGGAAATTTCAAAGCAAATTTTACTAGATAGTGAAAATTTTGCAAAAGAAGATGCAAAAAAAGATAGCTATTTAATAGAATACATCAGCGCAAATCCAACTGGGCCGCTTCACATCGGACACGTTAGAGGCGCAGTTTATGGCGATACTTTGGCAAGACTTGGCAAAAGACTTGGCTATGCTATCTCAACAGAATACTACATAAACGATGCTGGCAATCAAATAGATCTGCTTGGTACATCGATATCACTTGCGGCTAAAGAGCAGCTTTTTAACGAAAGCGTCGTCTATCCAGAGAAATACTACCGCGGGGATTATATTTTAGATATCGCTAAGCTTGCAAATGAGAAATTTGGCAAGGAAATTTTTTATGACGAGAGCAGAAACCTTGAACTTGCCGAGTTTGGCAAGGATATCGTGCTTGAGATCATCAAAAAAGACTTGGCTGATGTTGGGATATTTATAGAGAGCTGGGCCAGCGAAAAAGCACTTTACGACCGCCTGGAGCCAACTATAGAAAAGCTAAAACGTTCAAATCAAATGTATGAAAAAGAGGGCGCTACTTATATCGCTTCTACCGCACTTGGCGACGATAACGATAGGGTTGTGGTTAGAAATGACGGCAGACCAACATATTTAGCTGGTGACATCATCTATCATAACGCTAAATTTGAGAAAAATTTTGACCACTATATAAACATTTGGGGCGCGGATCACCACGGATATATAGCAAGGCTAAAGGCTGCGATAAATTTCCTTGGTTATGATGAAAACAGGCTTGAAGTGATACTTATGCAGATGGTTAGTCTGCTAAAAGAAGGCAGGCCATACAAAATGAGCAAGCGCGCTGGCAATGCTGTGCTGATGAGTGATATCGCAAGCGAGATCGGTGCTGAGGCGCTTAGATTTATCTTTATAAGTAAAGCAAATACGAGTAGTTTGGAATTTGATGTGGATGAGCTTAAAAAAGAGGATAGCTCAAACCCTATTTTTTATATAAATTACGCTCATGCTAGGATAAATCAAATTTTTGCAAAGGCTGGAAAAAGCGTTAGTGACGTGATAAATGCTGGCTTTGAGTGTCTAGATGAAAATGCCAAAAATTTACTTTTTGAAGCGCTAATCTTGCCTGAAATTTTAGAGGATGCTTTTGTCTCAAGGCAGCTTCAAAAAATACCAGACTATCTAAAGTCGCTGGCTGCTAGCTTTCATAAATTTTATAATGAAAACCGCGTGGTTGGCAACGAAAATGAAGATAGTTTGTTAAAGGTGTTTGCAGTCGTTGCTGTCTCGATAAAAACAGCATTTAATATAATGGGAATCACAGCTAAAGATAGGATGTAG
- a CDS encoding triose-phosphate isomerase, whose translation MKFLANLKCNHTRESFREYAKILDANLSANDDVSVFAPASAFDEKRHIFRLGAQNFYPCESGAFTGEIGKAMLDEFGIKDVLIGHSERREILKESEEFLRAKFDFAAKNGWNVIYCIGENLSTNESGATKEFLSRQLENIDLGYKNLVIAYEPIWAIGTGKSASIEQIDEVLSFLKTKANVPLLYGGSVNAANIADIAGIKSCDGVLVGTASWDANNFLNLIRVVS comes from the coding sequence TTGAAATTTCTAGCGAATTTAAAGTGCAACCACACAAGAGAGAGCTTTAGAGAGTACGCGAAAATTTTAGACGCAAATTTAAGCGCAAACGACGATGTGAGCGTATTTGCTCCAGCTAGTGCTTTTGATGAAAAAAGGCATATTTTTAGGCTTGGGGCGCAGAATTTCTACCCGTGCGAGAGTGGGGCATTTACTGGCGAGATCGGCAAGGCTATGCTTGATGAATTTGGCATAAAAGACGTGCTGATCGGTCACTCTGAAAGGCGTGAAATTTTAAAAGAGAGCGAGGAGTTTTTGCGAGCAAAATTTGACTTTGCCGCAAAAAATGGCTGGAACGTGATCTACTGCATCGGCGAAAATTTAAGCACAAATGAGAGCGGAGCGACCAAAGAATTTCTAAGCCGCCAGCTTGAAAATATCGACCTGGGCTATAAAAATTTAGTTATCGCCTACGAGCCGATCTGGGCGATAGGAACTGGCAAAAGCGCTAGCATAGAGCAGATAGATGAGGTGCTAAGTTTTTTAAAGACAAAGGCAAATGTGCCGCTACTTTACGGCGGAAGCGTCAATGCAGCAAATATCGCTGATATCGCAGGTATCAAAAGCTGCGATGGGGTTTTAGTAGGCACAGCCAGCTGGGATGCGAATAATTTTCTAAATTTGATACGCGTTGTCTCGTGA